In Kosmotoga arenicorallina S304, the sequence CAATAACTTTTACCAGAAAAGCCGCGAAGGAAATGAAAGAAAGGGTTATGAAAAACCTTGACGAAAATATTGAACGTGGGATTCCGGGTAACTGGCTTTCACTGAGAGCGAGAATGGTAAATGCCTGGATTTCCACAATCCATTCCTTCTGTGAGAGAATACTGCGTGAAAGCGCTACTTATCTCGGCATGGATCCAGGGTTTCAAGTCCTTACCGGCATCAAACGCGTAACTCTTGAGAATAACGTTGCAAAGAGCTACTTTTTGGAACATATTGAAGAGCTGGAACCTGTTATAGAGCTCATTGGAATTGATGACACCTTCAAATTGCTTAAAAATATGCTTGGAAACCATAGAAACAAATTAAAAGTATCCAGAGCAATGCAAAGGGCGTTAGAACCTCATGAAATAGGAGAAAAGGGGATCAAAGCGTTAAAAGCCACTGAAATTCTCGAAAAGCACTTTAATGGCATCACCAGGCTTTACGATCAGGAATGTTTGAGCTCAAATTATCTGGACTTCGACGACTTGCTGACTAAAACCCGGGAACTCTTGATGAACCATCCTCAGGTACAGCAGAAATATATCAGAAGGTTCAAATACATCCTGGTTGACGAATTTCAGGATACTGACGAACTTCAAAAGGAAATTATAGATTTGCTGCATGTTGAAGGGAGTAACTTCCTGTTCTTCGTAGGTGATGCGAAACAGTCAATCTATAGATTCAGAGGAGCAGACGTTACAGTCTTCAACCGGACGAAAGAACACTTTGAGCTCAACGGAAAACCAGTTGAAGAGCTTGATACAAACCGCCGCTCCCACCCCGATATTGTAGAATTCCAGAACAGGCTTTTCAGTAAAATAATGATAAATGATTTCTCCGGGAAATATTATAAAGCTTATTATGAGAAAGAGATAAAGGCTCTTCCATACGATTCCAGCGAATCAGAATCGAGGGTGAGAGTGCTTCTTTCCGATCAGGCAGACGATTCAAAAGAAGTGGCTAACTACATTTCCAGGCTTCTTCAAGAAGAGCTTACTTTCAGGGATAAAAGCGGAAAAACCGAAAAGCGAAGGATTCAGCCAGGCGATATCGCCATACTTTTAAGGAGCTTCACGAAAATCACAAAATACGAAGAAGCTCTTGAAAATCTGGGAATACCTTACTACACAGTCGGAAGCCGTGAGTTTTACAACAGACCTGAAGTTGCAGGCCCCCTTGCCTGGCTTGATATGGTTGTAGACCCCCTCGATGACAACGCGTTCACAAGATTTCTTCTCTCTCCTGCTTTTGGAGGCACTCTTGATGAAATCCTGAGTTTGAAAAGCGCTGGCAAGACTTTTTATGAGGGCCTTGTAAACACGCGAGATGAGAAATTTGCAAACCTTGCAGAACTGTTCAAAAAGCATTCCACTTTAAAGCACCTGCTATCACCCAGTGAATTGCTTGAAGATTTCATTATTTCCACTAATTATCTTCCAAAGCTGGCAACGCTAAAAGGTGCTGAGCGAATGATAAGCAATGTCAACAAGATGCTGGATATTGCCAAAGAACTAGACAATTTGGGAACAAGCCTGAGGGAGCTTTCTGCCACGTTGAAAGCTTTTGTAGACTCTTCGGACGAAACAGAAGCAAGTCTTGAAACAGAGGAATCCAACAGTGTTAAATTGCTGACTGTTCACAAATCCAAGGGTCTTGAATTCCCAATTGTTGTGGTTGCCGATACTTTCTGGAGGGAGAAAACCTCGAACAACCATTTTCCGGGAATCTTTTTCGATAAAAGCGAGTACTTTCTCATCGAAGAGAAGCCGTCAGATAGAAGCAAAACCCTTCAATCGAAGCTTTACATCGACGAGATGGAAAAGATATATGAAGAAGAAAAAAGGACCCTTTATGTAGCTTTCAGCAGGCCGCGAGACCTCCTTATTGTAAGCTTGAACGGTAAAGCAAGCGCTATAAGGCCCTGGTCGCAAATGCTGTTAGGCACGCTATTCACCCAGGAAAATGACGAAAAGGAACTCCTTGATGAATTTGAGGGTATAGTTGAAATAGAAACCTCTGGCAAAGGTTTTCTCTACACTCACCGGAATAGTGATGAACAGGAAGAAGGGGAACTGCCAGAAATTCGTATAATACAGGGATTTTCACAAAAAGCGCAGATTGAATATGTCTCACCAAGCCTTTTAACACAGGAATTTGAGATATCTTTGGAACCCCGTTCCGGTGAACTAAATCTGGAAAGAAACCCCGCTGAGCTCGGAACGCTGGCGCACGCATATTTCGAGGCGGTAGGGCTTGAAGGACAGCTTGGGCGGATAACACTTAACGGCCTCCTCAAAGGTGGTAAGCTGGGATATGTTGATAGAACCCGCTTTACCCCGGAAGAGGATCAAGAAGTAAGGAATATTTTGTCAAAGCTCACAGAACATCCTCTTGTCAAAGAAATTGAAAGTGCTCATAAAGTGTACAGTGAGCTTAAAATTCAGAAAAAACTGAAAAATTATATTCTTCTTGGAATTTTAGATAAAATTTACCTGACAGAGAAAGGCTGGAAGATAGTTGATTTCAAATTTGCCTATCCGGACAGCAGGCTCAAAGAAAAATACGAATTTCAGTTGAAGTTCTATATGTACATTGCCAGGGAACTCTTTGATATAACAGAAGCGAAGTTGTTTTATCTAAAAGATGGAAGCGTATCAGAGCCGATAATTCTTGAAGAGGGTTTTGAGAAAGAATTAGTGAAAAAAATTGAAAGTTTTGGAGGGGATAGCGATGGAAATTAAAGTAAGGCCTACAAGAAGAGCTTTCGTAATCAGATATCTCATCTATCCATATTACCTCATTGCCGGACTTATAATGCTTTTTTGGAAGGACCTGTCATTGCTTCATGAAAGTGATTATCTTCTTTACCTTTTGATATGGGGTATATTGACTGTATTGCCTGGCCTTATTCTCGCCTTTAAGCGAAGAAAGTTTAGTTGGTTTTTCTGGCCACTTGCTTTGAACCTCCTTGGCTGGGGTAGCCAGTTTGTTTTTAAGAGCGAAGACTATGCGTATTATGTGAAAAATGGCCCATATCTTGCCTTCATTGCGGTATCAGTTGTTGCAGTAATTTTTATCGAACTATACAGGATATCGATAAGATACACAATTTCCACTTCAGGAATAGAAATTACATCGGGGATTTTTGGCGCCAATAACCAGCTCATTGTCAATAAGCATATTACAAATGTCCTTCTTAAAAGGAACTTTCTGGAAATGTTACTCGGTGTGGGGCATGTTATTCCGGTAACTTCCTCTGGAATGGGAGCCGGAGACACAGGTGTTATAGGTGGTTTCACAGGAAGCGCGGGAGTGAAAGGCGCAAATGTAGGGGGCTTTGTTGGGAAAACATCCAGTGTAAAGGAATTTGTAGCTGATCCCAGAAATTGTATCTATGGTGTGCCAAACCCAAGAAAAATAATGGAGGAAGTCAAGAAGAACCTTACAGGGCAAAGCGCTTAGCACCTTCAAGAGATTCACGACTTCACGCTTATAAAGGCCATCAGCTGGTGGAATGACGTTCAGTTCGTTGTTGGTTGTAGGTTGTGGGTCGTACGTGAAAATCTTTGATTAGAATCCTTTTAGAGTTATCTCGAGCTGCTTCATCGCGCTATATTGCAGCGATTATGCTGAGCTAGCGCTCAGGCAATGCGTGACTCCGTCACGGCTCTGCATTCCTCCAGAATGGCTCTGCGCCTGCGGCGGAGTCGTTGTAGGTTGTGGGTTGTAGGTTGTACGCAAATCACTGGCGATCAAGAACCGAGAAAGAGTACCGACGCATTATCAGTTGTCGTTCCACCAGTAGTCGTTCCATCAATTGTCGCTCTATCAGTTGTCGTATTACCATTTGTCAGCCTCTGCAAGCGTCAACCTCGTGAGCGTCGCTCCACCAATTGTCGTATTACCAGCTGTCGCATTATCAACCGTCGTTCCTCAAAGCACGTTACTCGGCTTTTCAAGCAACCCACAACCAACAACCCACAACTGACAACTGCCTTTAGACCCCAGACCCTGTTTTACAATACAAGCAGAACATGATACGGTGATATGTCTATGCCAAGGGATTTCAGGTACATGAGCTCCGACCATTTAGGCAACAACGATTTCCTTGTGTACTCAGGAAAGGCTATCTCCACTGGAAGACCAAGAATTAATGCAAGTTCGTCGGCAATTTGAAAGGGAGGCAATAATTTTCCCCTTTCGACAGCTGATATATATCCGGGATTTCTGCCAATCTTTGCAGACAATTCCCTTTGAGTTAAACCTTTTTTCATTCGAGTGTAGGCGAGCAATTCCAAAAGTTCCACCCCTTTTTGTGCTTGTTAAATGGAGGAGATTTTCTATCCAAAAGGAATTCAGGAAATAGTTCTTCAACTGGCATTTCAAAAAATGCAGCAATTGTGTCTGCGAGAAAGAAGTCTGTAACCTTGACTTTCCCGGTTTCAATCCTCGATAAAGTGCTCCTGCTAATGCCAAGCTTTTTTGCCAGCTCTTCTTGTGATATGCCTTTTTTTGCTCTCATGTGCTTTATCGACATTTAATACCTCCACAAATTAGTATTCATATGTATACTATCACAAAATAAGCTTCCTTTTGAAGGGTTGACTAAAATTTGCACAAAAAAAAACAGCCGGTTTCCGGCTGTTTTTGGCGTGCCCGGGGCGATTTGAACGCCCGGCCTCCAGATCCGCAGTCTAGCGCTCTATCCAGCTGAGCTACGGGCACACGAAAATGGCGGAGAGGGAGGGATTCGAACCCTCGGAGGGTAAAAAACCCTCACTTGCTTAGCAGGCAAGCGCCTTCGGCCGCTCGGCCACCTCTCCACCTACCTTTAGATTCTATCACGGGTTAAAGTGGGTGTCAATATTGCTTTTTAGCTGGCACACCGCAATTGGCTGTGAAAAACTTCAGGTCTTTAGTTCTTAGCGCTGTGAGATTACCGCCATATACACATCCTGTGTCCAAACCTATTTTATCTTTCAGGATCAACGGTCCACCAAATTTCGGAGTATGACCAAATACAACTATCTTACCTTTTAGAAGGGTTTTTGAATATATGAATTCATCTCTAATCCAGAGAAGGTCCTGTTCACTTTGTTTAGCCATTTCTATTCCGGGTCTTATCCCTGCGTGCACGAAAAGATATTTGGAGTTTTCATAATAGAGTTTTGTGGCTTTGAAAAAATCCATATGCCTATCCGGAATATTCTTTATACTACCATAACTACGCAAAGTAGCCTCCATACCGTTCAGTTCCCAATACCTGCCCCAGGGACCACCGGATAAGTAATGAAGCAACATAGCTTCGTGATTGCCTCTCAAAAAAATACAACGATATTTCTGGTCGAGGCTTAACAAAAAATCTACCACTTCTTTTGATTTAGGGCCTCTGTCAATATAATCACCCAAAAAAACGAGTGTATCACTTTTTTTGGGATTAATTTTTTCAATGAGTGATTTAAGAGGATTCAGGCAACCGTGAATATCTCCTATTGCGTATAACGTTAGAAGACCCCCCTCATTATAAATAACCAAAGGAGTGAAAAGCCTATTCCCAATATAGGGCTCAAGAGCCATTCAATTTTGCCGGTTTTCGAGAAAAACAACCTGTACAAAATCCCCGCTAATACCACTATGGCAAGCCATTCAAAAAGTCCGGCAAAGGTGAATATATACAGCGCCAATCTTTCTGAAATTCCAACAGAATCCTTCTCTACTCTGGAAACTACCCCTTTTCTGAAAAAATATGTCACTCCCACAGTGGCAAGCAACATTCCCAGCAAATACCAGCAAAATTGGGTTGTGACATAGGAGTTCTCAAAGAGGTCTCTGCTCAAAAAAGACAGCAGCAAGAAATAACCAAAGGCTATTACTTCTACAAAATCATCGGCAAGAACTTTTCTTAGATAAAGCACTCCCAATTCCCCGGCAACGGCGGCAGCAAATAATAAAATTCCAAGAGAAGTTGTCAGTAGAGAATCAAAAGTGAAAGCCAGAAAAACGAGAGCTGCCCATATGAAATGTTTCCAGTAGTTCAGCTTTTCAAGATCCTTTAACTTGTAGCTGTTTACAAAGGCGTGGTCTGCCACAAGATAGCTAACGAGAAAATGCAATGGCATTTATCTTCTACCTCCTGTCCTGTTCTTTTCTTTCCATGGTAACACAGGAACCGCCATGGTGGCAACAACCAGTGCGATAAAAACACCTGCCGCCATGCTGAGTCCAAAATCCCTTAGCAGCTTTCCCTGTGCAAAGGCAAAGCTTGAAAAGGCGAGTATAGTCGTTGCCGATGACATGGCAACTGATTTAAGAGTTCTTGCAGTTTCATAGGGATTTTTAGAAGAAGAACTGTGAATCATATGTACAAGACTATCTACGCCGATCCCTATTATAAGAGGTGCTGAAATAATCGTGATGAAGGAGGTATCTATGCCCAATATTTCCATGAGCCCAAACATTGCTATGAGAATGCCTGACATGAGAATGAGAATTCTTATGCTGTCATATATATTTCTTCTGTCAATCCAGACTATTATGAATACCAGAATGATTGCCACAAGAGAAAGCGGGAACGAGACGCCTTTAACAGTATCCATGAGATAGTAAAATACCTGAGGATAACCCCCGACATATTCCTGAAGATCCCCCAGGCTGTCGAACAGGGTTTTTATCACGTTATTCCTGTAAATTCTATTTTTTGGCTCAGCGTTGATAACAAAATATTGCTCGCCATCGGGAGCTTCATAGATTAATTGCTTTTTCAGGGAAGCTGGAAGATTACCTGCAACGAAATTTATTAATTCATCCGGGTTTTCAATATCTTGTGACTTGTCAATGAGCTCAATAATTGAGTCATAATATTCAGCTTTTTTCAAGAGGCTCTCCAAAACGGGAGACCCCCTAAATGCGTTGACTTTCTTCACAAGAGACTTAAACTGGGAAAGATATTGTTCCTCATCTCCACGAACCAGATCCATGAGTGAAAAGAGGTTTCCAATATGAGGGTTTACTTTTATCTTATCGTATACAGTCTTCAGTTCATCGGGCTTTACAATGAAAGGCACAGTATTTGCAATGCTCGCTTTGAATACCCTTTCAATCAAGCTGAGAGTAGAAAGCATCTCTGATTTCTCAGCCATAAGCCCGGGTGGAGTATAGGAAAAGTTGTTTAGATTGGATATTCCAAGATAGCTCAAAAACATCAGGAAAAGTATCACGACAGTAAGTGATATTCTACGGAATTTTTTCACGGAGCCGGAAATATAGTAAAATACCTTATCCAGTGAATGAATATTTGCCGCCGCTCCACCTTTACTGATGCTGTTTAAAGAAATCGCTGGCAGGAAAAGGTACATTACCGCAAAAAAAACAGAAATACCTATCGAGGTAAGCACGCCGAGCTCTCTAACAGCCGGGGCATTTATCAATGCAAGGATGACAAATACAAGGGCGGTTGTAACCATGCTGACAAGAAGGGGTTTGGTAATTGCACTGTAAGCATTTGTGAGCATTGAGCGTTGAATTTTGTTTCTTTTTGACTCATCGGATAGCCGGGTAATCATATGAATGCCGTAATCTATACCCAGACCAAGAGTAATGGCATTTACGAAGGTCGTTACGATATTAAGCTCTCCAAAGATAAGGTATGCGATTCCCAGAGTAATAAGCATCGCAACGATCAAGGAAAGAAAAATGTACAGCGTAATTCTCAAGCTGGAATATGCAGCGTAAAAGAGCAATGCGATCCCGAGAAGCGAAATAATGGTGGTTATAGCAAAATCACGATTTGCCTGTTTATAAGACTCATAGGTTCCGAAATGATCGCCGGTCAAGCTGTAGTCTATGTTGAAGGGTTTTAAGATGCCCTTTATCCATTTCTTCAGTTCGGGTATTGCTTTTGTGACATAGTCTATATCAGCTGAGGTGCCATTTAGTTTCAAACCCATGACAAGAATCATAGGGTCTTCTTCTGGGAATTCATCTGGAAGTCTTATATAGCTTTCGTAACTATCCGCTGCTTCGGGGTTGTTGATTTCCCGGTATATGTTCATCAATTGCCATAGAGAAGTGCCTGCATTGTGTATTGCGGTAAATTCATAGTTCAGAAGTTTTTCAAAATTGTCACTCAAATCAAAGCTGGCATTGAAAGAAGGCACTTTTTCTGGATCAACAAGAACCAAACCCATTGGCCCCAATTCAGATAAATAATCGAATTTCACAAATCCTTTGATGTATGGGGAATCTTTTGAAGAATCAAATAGAGCTCTGGCAGCTCCCTTTAACTTTTCGATTCCTTGAGAACTTTTTTCAAAGGTTTTTAGCACAACATAAGTGATATCCCCCGTGCTTGAATTCTCCATAAACTCTTTATATCGCTTTATTACAGGGTCATCCGGCGGAAGGATCTTCATAAGATCTGAATTTACGACCAGCTTACTGGCGTAGTATCCTCCCACTACGGCTAAAAAAATGAAGACAGCGATTATGGGCAATTTGTAATTTATTACAAAAGAAGCCAGCTTTCTCATTCCACCACCACTCAAAAGGGCTAAAAACTACACCACTCTATTCGAATATAACAGATAATGACCCTGATTTGTTTCTTTATTAGCGAAATTACTCATTGGTCTGCTTCAGGAAAAAGCGAAGTGGCAGCTCTTCAATTCGATAATTATCCAATATGGTCCTGGCTTTCGCTGAAAGATCATCATTATCGCAAATGGCTATCGATCCATTGCCTGATACTGACTTTAAGATATAATCTCCGAGAGACTTTTCCGTGAGCTCGAAAACTTCGCCC encodes:
- a CDS encoding UvrD-helicase domain-containing protein translates to METGVNSDIFIAASAGTGKTYRLVKHYVSIFERAFKLNEKLDVHNVVAITFTRKAAKEMKERVMKNLDENIERGIPGNWLSLRARMVNAWISTIHSFCERILRESATYLGMDPGFQVLTGIKRVTLENNVAKSYFLEHIEELEPVIELIGIDDTFKLLKNMLGNHRNKLKVSRAMQRALEPHEIGEKGIKALKATEILEKHFNGITRLYDQECLSSNYLDFDDLLTKTRELLMNHPQVQQKYIRRFKYILVDEFQDTDELQKEIIDLLHVEGSNFLFFVGDAKQSIYRFRGADVTVFNRTKEHFELNGKPVEELDTNRRSHPDIVEFQNRLFSKIMINDFSGKYYKAYYEKEIKALPYDSSESESRVRVLLSDQADDSKEVANYISRLLQEELTFRDKSGKTEKRRIQPGDIAILLRSFTKITKYEEALENLGIPYYTVGSREFYNRPEVAGPLAWLDMVVDPLDDNAFTRFLLSPAFGGTLDEILSLKSAGKTFYEGLVNTRDEKFANLAELFKKHSTLKHLLSPSELLEDFIISTNYLPKLATLKGAERMISNVNKMLDIAKELDNLGTSLRELSATLKAFVDSSDETEASLETEESNSVKLLTVHKSKGLEFPIVVVADTFWREKTSNNHFPGIFFDKSEYFLIEEKPSDRSKTLQSKLYIDEMEKIYEEEKRTLYVAFSRPRDLLIVSLNGKASAIRPWSQMLLGTLFTQENDEKELLDEFEGIVEIETSGKGFLYTHRNSDEQEEGELPEIRIIQGFSQKAQIEYVSPSLLTQEFEISLEPRSGELNLERNPAELGTLAHAYFEAVGLEGQLGRITLNGLLKGGKLGYVDRTRFTPEEDQEVRNILSKLTEHPLVKEIESAHKVYSELKIQKKLKNYILLGILDKIYLTEKGWKIVDFKFAYPDSRLKEKYEFQLKFYMYIARELFDITEAKLFYLKDGSVSEPIILEEGFEKELVKKIESFGGDSDGN
- a CDS encoding PH domain-containing protein, which translates into the protein MEIKVRPTRRAFVIRYLIYPYYLIAGLIMLFWKDLSLLHESDYLLYLLIWGILTVLPGLILAFKRRKFSWFFWPLALNLLGWGSQFVFKSEDYAYYVKNGPYLAFIAVSVVAVIFIELYRISIRYTISTSGIEITSGIFGANNQLIVNKHITNVLLKRNFLEMLLGVGHVIPVTSSGMGAGDTGVIGGFTGSAGVKGANVGGFVGKTSSVKEFVADPRNCIYGVPNPRKIMEEVKKNLTGQSA
- a CDS encoding helix-turn-helix domain-containing protein: MELLAYTRMKKGLTQRELSAKIGRNPGYISAVERGKLLPPFQIADELALILGLPVEIAFPEYTRKSLLPKWSELMYLKSLGIDISPYHVLLVL
- a CDS encoding helix-turn-helix transcriptional regulator, whose translation is MSIKHMRAKKGISQEELAKKLGISRSTLSRIETGKVKVTDFFLADTIAAFFEMPVEELFPEFLLDRKSPPFNKHKKGWNFWNCSPTLE
- a CDS encoding metallophosphoesterase family protein; protein product: MALEPYIGNRLFTPLVIYNEGGLLTLYAIGDIHGCLNPLKSLIEKINPKKSDTLVFLGDYIDRGPKSKEVVDFLLSLDQKYRCIFLRGNHEAMLLHYLSGGPWGRYWELNGMEATLRSYGSIKNIPDRHMDFFKATKLYYENSKYLFVHAGIRPGIEMAKQSEQDLLWIRDEFIYSKTLLKGKIVVFGHTPKFGGPLILKDKIGLDTGCVYGGNLTALRTKDLKFFTANCGVPAKKQY
- a CDS encoding efflux RND transporter permease subunit encodes the protein MRKLASFVINYKLPIIAVFIFLAVVGGYYASKLVVNSDLMKILPPDDPVIKRYKEFMENSSTGDITYVVLKTFEKSSQGIEKLKGAARALFDSSKDSPYIKGFVKFDYLSELGPMGLVLVDPEKVPSFNASFDLSDNFEKLLNYEFTAIHNAGTSLWQLMNIYREINNPEAADSYESYIRLPDEFPEEDPMILVMGLKLNGTSADIDYVTKAIPELKKWIKGILKPFNIDYSLTGDHFGTYESYKQANRDFAITTIISLLGIALLFYAAYSSLRITLYIFLSLIVAMLITLGIAYLIFGELNIVTTFVNAITLGLGIDYGIHMITRLSDESKRNKIQRSMLTNAYSAITKPLLVSMVTTALVFVILALINAPAVRELGVLTSIGISVFFAVMYLFLPAISLNSISKGGAAANIHSLDKVFYYISGSVKKFRRISLTVVILFLMFLSYLGISNLNNFSYTPPGLMAEKSEMLSTLSLIERVFKASIANTVPFIVKPDELKTVYDKIKVNPHIGNLFSLMDLVRGDEEQYLSQFKSLVKKVNAFRGSPVLESLLKKAEYYDSIIELIDKSQDIENPDELINFVAGNLPASLKKQLIYEAPDGEQYFVINAEPKNRIYRNNVIKTLFDSLGDLQEYVGGYPQVFYYLMDTVKGVSFPLSLVAIILVFIIVWIDRRNIYDSIRILILMSGILIAMFGLMEILGIDTSFITIISAPLIIGIGVDSLVHMIHSSSSKNPYETARTLKSVAMSSATTILAFSSFAFAQGKLLRDFGLSMAAGVFIALVVATMAVPVLPWKEKNRTGGRR